The following are from one region of the Alicyclobacillus fastidiosus genome:
- a CDS encoding iron ABC transporter permease, whose protein sequence is MTRFIRYPKNSIVTTVTVCFLLLVCVGFVGLMVGAPFLQPVQLWAIFTNSDNTVNHVLVMQSRLPRFILGSLAGAMLSVSGVMLQNVMRNALADPELLGVSSGSAAVMAAIIIFQLPISYAWQPWLALLGGVIGGGFVVLASWRDKSTVRVILIGVAVSSLLNAIITTIVSLGQQDTISLFYDYFVGGLENRTWRQVELILPWVVVLCVSYLFARQLNILQLGDELSAGLGLKVSVLRLIIFLLAIALVAPVVATCGPISYIAMLAPHITRHLLRTQDTLRIIPVSMLVGAVLLTFADFLARTLFSPIEIPVGVWTTLLGGPLLLLFLGRRFGRERA, encoded by the coding sequence ATGACCCGTTTCATTAGATATCCAAAGAATTCGATCGTTACAACGGTGACGGTATGCTTCTTACTTCTCGTATGTGTTGGTTTTGTAGGACTGATGGTGGGGGCCCCGTTCCTGCAACCGGTGCAGTTATGGGCCATATTTACAAACAGCGACAATACCGTCAATCACGTACTCGTTATGCAGTCGCGACTTCCCAGATTTATTCTGGGAAGTCTTGCTGGTGCAATGCTTTCTGTCTCAGGAGTTATGCTCCAAAATGTGATGCGAAATGCTCTGGCCGACCCCGAATTGCTTGGAGTGTCTTCGGGATCTGCTGCCGTCATGGCGGCCATCATTATCTTTCAATTGCCTATCTCGTATGCATGGCAGCCTTGGCTTGCTTTACTTGGCGGCGTAATTGGCGGAGGATTTGTCGTACTTGCAAGCTGGCGAGATAAGTCGACAGTTCGTGTGATTCTCATCGGGGTGGCTGTTTCTTCTCTGCTAAACGCCATCATCACTACAATCGTCAGCCTCGGTCAACAGGATACAATCAGTCTCTTCTACGATTATTTTGTTGGGGGACTTGAGAATAGAACATGGAGGCAAGTGGAACTCATTTTACCCTGGGTTGTCGTACTCTGCGTCTCATACTTATTTGCTAGGCAGTTAAACATTTTGCAATTAGGGGATGAATTGTCTGCGGGTTTGGGCTTGAAGGTGAGTGTTCTTCGCCTCATCATTTTCCTATTGGCTATTGCGCTCGTCGCACCGGTCGTCGCCACGTGTGGACCAATTAGTTACATCGCCATGTTGGCACCGCATATTACACGACATCTTTTGCGGACACAGGACACGCTGCGGATCATACCTGTATCTATGCTTGTTGGTGCTGTATTGTTGACCTTCGCCGATTTTTTAGCACGAACACTATTTTCGCCAATTGAGATTCCGGTTGGTGTCTGGACAACGCTTTTGGGTGGCCCGCTTTTGTTGTTATTTTTAGGACGCCGGTTTGGGAGGGAGCGGGCATGA
- a CDS encoding iron ABC transporter permease codes for MTGISTAQRTRFYFLIILFTAFLLTIFVLHVGLGSVYISPWDVIRAIMNHPAVEYQRWIVWNLRLPRSLIAPVAGGMLGLAGALMQALTRNPLAEPSLTGVSSGSILGIVLWLIYIPNAEKYPYLLPIAALLGGIGSIIIMYAITNKLKDGPFVLVLKGIVVSAILSSASSLFLIQNNDKLPTVMLWIVGSLDAKVWSDWLTIWPWALVTIPLGLCCCRTANLLQLGDVVSIGLGVRLQRSRLSLFVVAALLTASAVSVVGAISFIGLIGPHIARRLVGHNAYRVFPISILISACLLLLADFVTQIAGLVFGNVASGLPVGAITSLFGAPFFLYLVSRTRR; via the coding sequence ATGACGGGCATATCTACTGCCCAAAGAACACGATTCTATTTCTTAATTATACTCTTTACAGCCTTTCTCCTGACTATTTTCGTACTTCATGTCGGATTAGGTAGCGTCTATATTTCTCCTTGGGATGTTATTCGAGCTATCATGAATCACCCGGCTGTGGAATATCAACGTTGGATCGTCTGGAATTTACGATTGCCTCGCAGTCTGATCGCGCCTGTTGCAGGGGGAATGCTAGGACTCGCTGGAGCATTGATGCAAGCTTTGACTCGTAACCCACTCGCAGAGCCGAGCCTAACAGGTGTGTCCTCCGGCAGTATTTTAGGAATTGTGCTCTGGCTAATTTACATACCCAATGCGGAAAAGTACCCTTATCTGTTGCCAATCGCTGCGTTACTCGGTGGGATCGGTTCAATCATTATTATGTACGCCATCACGAATAAGCTTAAGGACGGACCATTTGTTTTGGTGCTGAAGGGCATCGTTGTATCAGCTATTCTCTCCTCAGCTTCATCTCTATTTTTGATTCAAAATAATGATAAATTGCCGACCGTCATGCTATGGATCGTTGGCTCATTGGACGCGAAAGTATGGTCTGATTGGTTGACCATTTGGCCATGGGCACTGGTAACCATTCCACTTGGCCTGTGTTGTTGTCGTACAGCGAATCTGCTGCAGCTGGGAGATGTGGTAAGCATCGGGTTAGGTGTTCGGCTACAACGATCGCGATTGAGCCTGTTTGTAGTTGCCGCATTGCTGACTGCAAGCGCCGTATCGGTGGTTGGTGCAATCAGTTTTATCGGACTCATTGGACCTCATATCGCTAGGCGACTTGTCGGTCATAATGCGTACCGGGTTTTTCCGATCAGCATACTAATTTCGGCTTGTTTACTGTTGCTGGCTGACTTTGTTACCCAAATTGCGGGTCTGGTGTTCGGAAATGTTGCGAGTGGACTTCCGGTCGGGGCGATTACCTCACTGTTTGGTGCCCCATTTTTTCTATACCTTGTATCTCGAACACGGCGTTAG
- a CDS encoding ABC transporter ATP-binding protein encodes MTTLQMNDVSIAYESKIIVENLNLTLPESKITALVGPNGSGKSTILKTLARILRPSQGIIYLDGKSIHQYPTKEVAKKLSILPQNPIAPEGLSVRDLVSYGRSPYQSGLQRMSKEDLEMIQWAIDVTGVNEFIDRPVDALSGGQRQRAWIAMAIAQGTDILLLDEPTTFLDMAHQFEVLELLKRLNETQHCTIVMVVHDLNHAARFAHYMAVIRSGSVVREGSPSKVLTPDILRDVFRIRADVVGCLHTGVPICIPYGLLENY; translated from the coding sequence GTGACGACATTACAGATGAACGACGTGTCAATAGCCTACGAATCAAAAATCATCGTCGAAAACCTCAATTTAACATTACCAGAATCAAAAATCACGGCGCTTGTCGGACCCAATGGTTCCGGTAAATCGACTATTCTTAAGACGCTTGCTCGGATCTTGCGACCATCCCAAGGTATCATTTATTTGGATGGGAAAAGTATTCATCAGTATCCGACTAAAGAGGTTGCGAAGAAACTATCGATACTACCCCAAAATCCAATTGCTCCTGAAGGACTCAGTGTTCGGGATCTCGTGTCATACGGCCGTTCACCGTACCAATCTGGATTACAGCGAATGTCGAAAGAAGATTTGGAAATGATTCAATGGGCAATCGATGTAACAGGTGTAAATGAGTTTATTGACCGTCCAGTTGACGCATTGTCGGGAGGTCAACGGCAACGAGCCTGGATCGCGATGGCGATAGCCCAGGGGACAGATATCCTTTTGCTCGATGAGCCGACCACTTTTCTCGATATGGCTCATCAATTTGAGGTGCTGGAACTGCTTAAGCGCCTGAATGAGACCCAGCATTGTACCATTGTTATGGTCGTCCATGATTTGAACCATGCCGCACGTTTTGCTCACTATATGGCGGTTATTCGCTCTGGAAGCGTAGTTCGTGAAGGGAGTCCTTCGAAAGTATTAACACCAGACATCCTGCGGGATGTCTTCCGAATTCGTGCTGATGTAGTGGGGTGTTTACACACGGGTGTACCCATCTGTATTCCCTATGGATTGTTGGAAAACTACTGA
- a CDS encoding histidine kinase, which yields MIPLRIKISLFLIPAIVIGLFETLRHTLLENILPIELGNWLTACIDAGVIALVARSLFLAYANKERELSRERASRAVMEERERLARVLHDQIAQSIFYSGVQVSAAKVKLQQGRDGSVEQNLNDVLLSLREIDENVRQAIFNLKQDTIGGSDFRKRIRLFLDKTLSGKSISWDLEMSEGDITLSAADQVQLFGILQEGITNIVKHSKATQVTVRLMSRSEDNAHWSFTIQDNGIGFNLQNVRDGRYGMEIMANRARDIGADFHVESSPGNTQIRVER from the coding sequence ATGATTCCCTTACGCATCAAGATTTCCTTGTTTTTGATACCAGCCATCGTCATCGGATTATTTGAGACGCTTCGGCATACCTTGTTGGAGAACATCCTGCCAATTGAACTAGGCAACTGGTTGACGGCTTGCATTGATGCGGGTGTGATCGCATTAGTGGCCCGAAGCCTGTTTCTCGCGTATGCCAATAAAGAGCGCGAGTTGAGTCGGGAACGAGCCTCCCGGGCAGTGATGGAGGAACGTGAGCGATTAGCGCGCGTACTTCATGACCAGATCGCCCAGTCGATTTTTTATTCAGGTGTTCAGGTTTCCGCCGCGAAGGTGAAATTGCAGCAAGGCAGGGACGGAAGCGTGGAACAAAATCTGAATGATGTTCTCCTCTCGTTGCGCGAAATAGATGAGAACGTACGACAAGCAATATTCAACCTAAAGCAGGATACCATAGGAGGATCCGATTTTCGTAAACGGATCCGTTTATTCTTAGATAAGACGCTATCCGGAAAAAGTATTTCATGGGATCTTGAGATGTCAGAGGGTGATATCACGCTGAGTGCAGCGGATCAAGTTCAACTGTTCGGGATTCTTCAGGAGGGGATCACAAATATTGTGAAACACTCCAAAGCGACTCAAGTCACTGTTCGATTGATGTCAAGGAGTGAAGACAATGCGCATTGGTCGTTTACAATTCAGGACAATGGGATAGGATTCAACCTCCAAAATGTTCGAGACGGACGCTATGGAATGGAAATCATGGCGAACAGAGCGAGAGATATCGGGGCCGATTTTCACGTAGAATCGTCGCCCGGAAATACGCAAATACGAGTTGAGAGATAA
- a CDS encoding response regulator transcription factor — protein MKTYDILIADDSEVARKAIRILLDAEPRLRVVAEATNGQDAVDMAMRWMPDLVLMDINMPILNGFEATQVIKRELPYMTVVILSVSDDAADLFEAIRNGAQGYLVKSLQPAEWVKYLLGILEGDAPVTQPIAEKILAEFKTSSTKDIASVPSTLTTREREILQCVQQGFTNKGIAEALFISENTVKNHLKNIMAKLHIKNRVQLAIYAREHALND, from the coding sequence ATGAAAACTTACGATATTCTAATTGCTGATGATAGCGAAGTTGCTCGCAAAGCTATCCGTATCCTACTTGATGCAGAACCGCGTCTTCGTGTTGTTGCAGAGGCAACGAACGGGCAAGACGCGGTCGATATGGCAATGCGGTGGATGCCGGACTTAGTGTTGATGGACATCAATATGCCCATCCTCAACGGTTTCGAGGCAACCCAGGTCATTAAGCGCGAACTACCCTATATGACTGTTGTCATTCTCAGCGTCTCGGACGATGCAGCCGACTTGTTTGAAGCCATTCGCAACGGGGCTCAAGGTTATTTGGTCAAGAGCCTGCAGCCCGCTGAGTGGGTCAAGTATTTGCTTGGCATTTTGGAAGGCGATGCCCCGGTGACGCAACCGATAGCAGAGAAAATCCTCGCTGAGTTCAAAACGAGTTCGACAAAGGACATCGCTTCCGTTCCGAGTACACTGACTACCCGCGAACGAGAGATTCTCCAATGCGTCCAGCAGGGATTTACCAACAAGGGTATCGCGGAAGCGCTCTTCATTTCGGAAAACACGGTCAAGAACCACCTGAAGAACATCATGGCTAAGTTACATATCAAAAACCGCGTTCAACTAGCCATTTACGCGCGCGAGCACGCCTTGAACGATTAG
- a CDS encoding heavy metal translocating P-type ATPase — MEEARVLTLPVEGMTCAACAARIEKVVGKLEGVKNVNVNLASEKAHVVIGPGTTWENVVRRIEKTGYSVPEYTAELKINGLVGPAGASHIEELLVRLDGVESAKVDPVSGKTVIKYVSGVTDQTECIRVIERAGYEAIGVSQTDILDAHEKRRRAYRRDLVIFVFSAIVALPFLVEMVAMTVMGIIMAVMMLGMAANMNMSAPTGTTTTTSMPLMVWISNHNNLIPAWLALALATPIQFITGWRFYRGAYHAVRNRTATMDVLVALGTTVAYVTGAVLTFSTHQGNNSYCGSAAVIITLVFLGKVLEGRAKQKSGAAIEALAKLSAKVAHVIRDDTEVDVPVEDLRIGDVIRVRAGEKVPMDGEIIKGTSMIDESFLTGESLPVKKTIGDSVYGATVNQMGPLLVRVLTTSEDTALAQVIRIVDEAQGSKASVQRLADIISLFLVPTVLVIALEAFLLWGFWGTWSHALMATIACLVVACPCSLGLATPTAIMVASGLGAENGILIKSGEYLEVAHKVNTVIFDKTGTLTVGKPIVTDIVPREPQREKLLLKHAASLESYSEHPLGRAIVDYANQQKIGLLPVTDVSIISGQGIIGTVHGCSVIVGNSTLLEMNGIHGFEDVTTTNLELQAKTVVHVASSGIYLGTIAIADKIKDDAVSTVRKLQDMDIQAWLITGDNEQTANAVAKQVGIHNVLSGVLPADKAKKVEELRKSGKIVAMVGDGINDAPALAAAHIGIAMGTGADVAIEAADIAIMHARTSGVTDAIYLSKRAMRTIRVNLFWAFIYNAIAVPLAALGAFNPMIAGAAMAFSSVSVVSNSLLLKRIKFGRTEGTPEAHSFRAV; from the coding sequence ATGGAAGAAGCAAGAGTGTTGACACTGCCTGTGGAAGGAATGACGTGCGCGGCGTGTGCGGCCCGAATTGAAAAAGTCGTTGGGAAGCTCGAAGGGGTTAAGAACGTCAATGTGAATCTGGCGTCGGAAAAAGCACATGTCGTGATCGGACCTGGAACAACCTGGGAAAACGTGGTGCGACGAATCGAGAAGACCGGGTACTCGGTTCCCGAATATACGGCGGAGTTGAAGATTAATGGCCTAGTAGGTCCGGCAGGTGCATCTCATATCGAAGAACTTCTCGTCCGATTGGATGGAGTGGAATCCGCTAAGGTCGATCCCGTTTCGGGCAAGACAGTAATCAAGTATGTCTCTGGTGTTACTGATCAAACAGAGTGCATCCGCGTTATCGAGCGGGCTGGTTACGAAGCCATTGGGGTGTCCCAGACGGATATATTGGACGCTCACGAGAAGAGAAGACGCGCGTATCGACGTGATCTTGTGATATTTGTGTTCTCGGCGATTGTCGCACTGCCGTTTTTGGTGGAAATGGTCGCCATGACCGTCATGGGCATCATCATGGCCGTTATGATGCTCGGTATGGCAGCAAACATGAACATGTCAGCTCCGACTGGAACTACGACAACCACCAGTATGCCTTTGATGGTTTGGATATCAAACCATAACAACCTGATACCAGCTTGGTTAGCGCTCGCACTAGCGACGCCGATTCAATTCATCACCGGATGGCGATTCTACCGCGGAGCCTATCACGCGGTACGCAATCGGACAGCCACGATGGACGTGCTTGTTGCGCTCGGAACGACGGTAGCCTACGTCACGGGCGCTGTTTTGACGTTCTCTACTCACCAGGGCAACAACAGCTATTGCGGAAGCGCAGCCGTTATTATTACACTGGTATTTTTAGGGAAGGTTCTTGAGGGGCGAGCAAAACAGAAATCAGGGGCAGCCATTGAAGCGCTCGCAAAGTTAAGTGCGAAGGTGGCTCACGTCATACGCGATGATACAGAAGTAGACGTACCCGTTGAAGACTTACGTATTGGTGACGTGATACGGGTTCGAGCTGGCGAAAAGGTGCCTATGGATGGAGAAATTATCAAAGGGACATCGATGATCGACGAATCGTTTTTGACGGGTGAATCACTTCCGGTCAAGAAAACGATCGGTGATTCTGTGTATGGCGCAACAGTAAATCAAATGGGACCGCTCTTGGTTCGTGTATTAACGACAAGCGAGGACACAGCTCTTGCACAAGTCATTCGCATCGTGGATGAAGCACAGGGTTCCAAAGCTTCGGTTCAACGTCTGGCAGATATCATTTCTCTTTTTCTAGTACCGACCGTTTTGGTTATTGCGTTGGAAGCTTTTCTATTATGGGGGTTCTGGGGTACCTGGTCACATGCGTTGATGGCGACCATTGCGTGCCTGGTCGTCGCGTGCCCCTGCTCACTAGGACTTGCTACACCAACCGCCATTATGGTCGCAAGTGGGTTGGGAGCAGAAAATGGGATCCTCATTAAGAGTGGAGAATATCTTGAAGTCGCACACAAAGTAAACACGGTGATTTTCGATAAGACCGGAACATTGACAGTAGGTAAACCGATTGTGACCGATATCGTTCCCCGTGAACCGCAGCGTGAAAAACTATTACTCAAACACGCAGCGTCACTGGAATCCTACAGCGAACATCCGTTGGGACGAGCCATCGTTGATTACGCGAATCAACAGAAAATTGGTCTGCTTCCGGTCACAGACGTTAGCATCATCAGCGGCCAGGGTATTATTGGGACGGTTCATGGGTGTTCCGTTATTGTTGGTAACTCTACATTGCTTGAAATGAACGGCATTCACGGCTTCGAAGATGTGACGACGACGAATTTGGAGCTTCAAGCAAAAACGGTCGTGCACGTGGCCTCTAGTGGAATCTATTTAGGGACCATCGCAATAGCAGACAAAATTAAGGACGACGCTGTCTCTACTGTACGCAAACTTCAAGACATGGACATCCAAGCTTGGTTGATCACGGGCGACAATGAACAAACAGCCAACGCAGTGGCGAAACAGGTTGGCATACACAATGTCCTGTCGGGTGTATTACCGGCCGACAAAGCAAAAAAAGTGGAAGAATTAAGGAAGAGCGGAAAAATCGTGGCTATGGTCGGCGATGGCATCAACGATGCGCCCGCACTCGCGGCGGCACATATCGGCATCGCCATGGGAACTGGGGCTGACGTCGCCATCGAAGCCGCAGACATCGCCATCATGCACGCGCGAACAAGTGGCGTGACAGATGCGATTTACCTGTCCAAGAGGGCCATGCGTACAATTCGGGTCAACCTGTTCTGGGCGTTCATCTACAATGCCATCGCAGTTCCGCTCGCAGCACTTGGTGCATTTAATCCAATGATTGCAGGCGCAGCAATGGCTTTTAGTTCGGTTTCTGTCGTGTCCAACAGCTTGTTGCTCAAGCGTATCAAATTCGGGCGGACGGAAGGCACACCCGAAGCGCATTCGTTCAGGGCCGTCTAA
- a CDS encoding metal-sensitive transcriptional regulator, translated as MTHSYSREKPDLLARLRRIEGQIRGVQKMLDEDRYCIDVLTQLSAIKQATHAVALSVLQAHTRGCVASAIRDEYSEEDKITELMEVIRQFTK; from the coding sequence TTGACTCATTCTTATTCACGAGAGAAACCAGATTTACTGGCGCGATTGCGCAGAATTGAAGGCCAAATCCGAGGGGTTCAAAAGATGCTGGACGAAGACAGGTACTGTATTGACGTCTTGACGCAGCTCTCCGCCATTAAGCAGGCTACTCACGCCGTCGCCTTGTCGGTTTTGCAAGCTCACACACGGGGCTGCGTCGCCTCTGCTATCCGTGATGAATACTCGGAGGAAGACAAAATAACGGAACTCATGGAAGTGATTCGCCAATTTACTAAGTAA
- a CDS encoding DUF3231 family protein encodes MEHNVKLTSAEMAVLWTSYMNDSLSMCVFSQFLQHVDDDDIRPVVEHALSLCQRHIQSYRQLLTKENFPIPVGFTDEDVNLGAPRLYSDAFYLKYIDGMAMVGMTSASAALAGATRDDVREMYTSLLMESVALHNTAIPILLDKGIYVRAPIISTPSQVDFVKKQNFLTGFFGERRPLNAIEITNLNINIFRNCLGEALLLGFAQTAQSKKVRQYMERGKDISAKHIKVFSDILSHDDLPPAVSWATDVSNSTTHTFSDKLMMFHVAALTGAGVGNYGIAIGTSPRRDLGAAFLRLQGEVMLYGEDGAEIAIENGWLEQPPMADDRTELARHK; translated from the coding sequence ATGGAGCACAACGTTAAACTGACATCTGCTGAAATGGCGGTTTTGTGGACTTCATACATGAATGACAGCTTGAGCATGTGTGTGTTTTCACAGTTTCTGCAACATGTTGATGATGACGACATCCGTCCGGTTGTGGAACATGCTTTAAGTTTGTGTCAAAGACATATCCAAAGTTATAGACAATTGCTCACTAAAGAAAACTTCCCAATCCCTGTCGGTTTCACCGATGAGGATGTGAATTTAGGTGCTCCAAGATTATATTCAGATGCGTTCTATCTTAAGTATATAGACGGCATGGCCATGGTTGGGATGACGTCGGCCTCAGCAGCACTTGCAGGGGCGACGCGCGACGACGTCCGAGAAATGTATACATCATTGCTTATGGAGTCTGTTGCACTTCACAATACGGCTATACCAATTTTGTTGGACAAAGGAATTTACGTAAGAGCTCCAATTATATCTACACCTTCACAAGTTGACTTTGTGAAGAAGCAAAATTTTTTAACTGGATTCTTTGGTGAACGCCGACCCCTTAACGCTATAGAGATCACAAACCTCAATATCAATATATTTAGGAACTGCCTGGGCGAAGCTTTACTTTTAGGATTTGCACAAACAGCTCAGTCCAAAAAAGTTCGCCAATACATGGAGCGGGGAAAAGATATCTCGGCAAAACACATTAAAGTTTTTTCAGACATACTGTCTCACGATGACTTGCCTCCGGCTGTTTCTTGGGCAACAGACGTTTCAAATTCAACAACGCATACTTTTAGCGACAAATTAATGATGTTCCATGTTGCGGCACTAACTGGTGCAGGGGTTGGAAACTACGGAATTGCAATCGGTACAAGCCCACGTCGAGATTTGGGGGCGGCATTCCTTCGTTTGCAAGGAGAAGTCATGCTGTATGGAGAAGATGGAGCTGAGATTGCCATTGAGAATGGGTGGCTTGAGCAACCACCTATGGCAGATGATCGTACGGAGTTGGCAAGACACAAATAA
- a CDS encoding IS3 family transposase (programmed frameshift), translated as MLANKYDADFKLNTVKLVLEEGKVASQVARDLGISQKTVYGWIAQYKNDPKHPFVGSGNLKPEAQATRDLERENRELREELEILKKRGAHLQQRPEVRYQFICDHRFDFSVQRMCKVLQVFRSGYYAWLKRPDSQRKQRRQKLTRRIHEIFLSSRRLYGSPKITQVLREEGTVVGQKMVAQIMRESGLKSRTVRKYKATTSSKHNHPVHENVLNQTFQAERPNQVWMSDITYVWTAEGWLYVASIMDLFTRKIVGWRADSRMTKELVISALEQAYQREKPDSGVLHHSDRGSQYASKEYQEKLREYKMIGSMSRKGNCYDNACIESFHSVIKRELIHLEKFKTRGRAKRQIWEYIERWYNRGRIHSSIGYKTPVQFQSMYERRQLKTAV; from the exons ATGTTGGCAAATAAGTATGATGCGGATTTTAAGCTAAACACCGTGAAATTGGTTTTGGAAGAGGGGAAAGTAGCCTCCCAGGTGGCACGAGATCTCGGAATATCCCAAAAGACAGTTTACGGCTGGATTGCCCAGTATAAGAATGATCCGAAGCATCCCTTTGTGGGTTCCGGGAACTTGAAGCCAGAGGCCCAAGCAACGCGGGATTTGGAGCGCGAGAACCGCGAACTGAGAGAGGAACTTGAAATCTTAAAAAAGCG CGGTGCGCATCTTCAGCAACGACCGGAAGTAAGGTATCAGTTCATCTGCGATCACCGCTTCGACTTTTCGGTCCAGAGGATGTGCAAAGTGCTGCAAGTATTTCGAAGCGGGTACTATGCTTGGTTGAAACGCCCTGACAGCCAGCGGAAACAACGACGTCAGAAGTTGACGCGACGCATTCACGAAATCTTCCTGTCCTCTCGCCGTTTGTACGGGAGTCCAAAGATTACACAAGTTTTACGGGAGGAAGGCACTGTTGTTGGACAAAAGATGGTTGCTCAAATCATGCGTGAGAGCGGCCTGAAAAGCCGTACAGTGCGGAAATACAAAGCAACCACCAGCTCAAAACACAACCACCCAGTCCATGAAAACGTGTTGAATCAGACGTTTCAGGCGGAACGGCCAAACCAGGTGTGGATGTCCGATATCACTTATGTGTGGACCGCTGAAGGTTGGCTCTATGTTGCGAGTATCATGGACTTATTTACGCGGAAGATTGTCGGATGGCGGGCCGATTCGCGGATGACGAAGGAACTTGTTATCTCGGCTCTAGAGCAAGCCTATCAACGAGAAAAACCCGATAGCGGTGTCCTGCACCACTCGGACCGCGGAAGCCAGTATGCGTCAAAAGAGTATCAGGAGAAGCTGAGAGAGTACAAGATGATTGGTAGCATGAGCCGAAAAGGAAATTGTTATGATAATGCCTGTATCGAGTCATTCCACAGCGTGATCAAACGCGAGCTCATTCATCTGGAGAAATTCAAGACCCGTGGACGCGCAAAGCGGCAGATTTGGGAGTACATCGAGCGATGGTACAATCGTGGCCGAATTCATTCGTCCATCGGCTACAAAACACCTGTTCAGTTTCAGTCTATGTATGAACGTAGGCAGCTAAAAACGGCTGTCTAA
- a CDS encoding tyrosine-type recombinase/integrase produces the protein MESIVGTLEEAVESLVVNKHHEIRYWIGLFLAVMTGIRKGEVLALRWSDIDFEGATEQIQQNQLTHEHSMMLSTDL, from the coding sequence ATGGAGTCGATCGTCGGAACATTGGAAGAGGCGGTTGAGTCTTTAGTCGTTAACAAGCATCACGAAATACGTTATTGGATCGGGCTTTTCCTGGCAGTAATGACCGGGATTCGCAAAGGTGAAGTACTGGCACTCCGCTGGTCAGACATTGACTTTGAAGGTGCCACTGAGCAAATTCAGCAAAACCAATTAACGCACGAACATTCGATGATGCTTAGTACAGATCTCTAG
- a CDS encoding RusA family crossover junction endodeoxyribonuclease, whose product MLQDALTGVVWEDDRWVLPQVMDFDVDKTNPRLEIEIEVLG is encoded by the coding sequence CTGCTTCAGGATGCTCTAACAGGCGTTGTATGGGAAGACGACCGATGGGTACTGCCACAGGTGATGGACTTTGACGTGGACAAGACGAATCCGAGGTTGGAAATAGAGATTGAGGTGCTGGGATAA
- a CDS encoding YmaF family protein, whose translation MDNEQRVYGVVYESDESNEDTTHSHEIFLITWDGRVLHTHGFSGVTSFNVGHRHGYAGVTAPAPSGVPHTHAYSTETTFNDGHRHFICGRTGPAIPLPGGGHYHFFEGVTTVNGRTPHSHTYSGRTGNEMSV comes from the coding sequence ATGGATAACGAACAGCGCGTTTATGGAGTTGTGTATGAATCTGACGAATCTAATGAGGACACCACTCATTCCCATGAAATTTTCTTGATTACATGGGACGGTAGAGTACTTCACACACATGGGTTTTCTGGTGTTACCTCGTTTAACGTTGGGCATCGGCACGGTTATGCAGGGGTAACAGCGCCAGCTCCAAGCGGTGTTCCACACACCCATGCTTACTCGACCGAAACAACATTTAATGACGGTCATCGGCATTTTATTTGCGGAAGGACCGGACCTGCAATTCCACTTCCGGGTGGTGGCCATTATCACTTTTTTGAGGGCGTAACCACAGTAAATGGGAGAACTCCACACAGCCATACCTACAGTGGAAGAACCGGGAACGAAATGTCTGTATAG